In Flavobacterium okayamense, a single window of DNA contains:
- a CDS encoding transketolase family protein, with amino-acid sequence MKKYENTGSKDTRSGFGAGLTELGQKNENVVALCADLIGSLKMDDFKKNHPERFFQVGIAEANMIGIAAGMTIGGKIPFTGTFANFSTGRVYDQIRQSVAYSDKNVKICASHAGLTLGEDGATHQILEDIGLMKMLPGMVVINPCDYNQTKAATMAIADHHGPVYLRFGRPSVPNFTPENGEFVIGKAVMLNEGTDVTIIATGHLVWEALVAAEKLEEKGISAEVINIHTIKPLDEEAILKSVGKTGCVVTAEEHNILGGLGESVSRTLITNNPVPQEFVGVNDSFGESGTPAQLMEKYGLNADSIIKAAEKAISRK; translated from the coding sequence ATGAAAAAATACGAAAATACAGGCAGTAAAGATACTCGTTCAGGATTTGGAGCTGGTTTAACAGAACTAGGTCAAAAGAACGAAAATGTAGTAGCACTTTGTGCTGATTTAATTGGTTCACTTAAAATGGATGATTTCAAGAAGAATCACCCTGAGCGTTTCTTCCAAGTAGGTATCGCCGAAGCAAATATGATTGGTATTGCTGCAGGTATGACCATTGGTGGAAAAATTCCATTTACAGGAACTTTTGCTAACTTTTCCACAGGACGTGTTTATGATCAAATTCGTCAATCGGTAGCCTATTCTGATAAAAATGTAAAAATTTGTGCATCTCACGCAGGTTTAACATTAGGTGAAGATGGTGCTACACACCAAATTTTAGAAGATATTGGTTTAATGAAGATGTTACCTGGAATGGTAGTTATTAATCCATGCGATTATAACCAAACTAAAGCTGCTACAATGGCTATTGCTGACCATCATGGACCAGTTTATTTACGTTTTGGTCGTCCAAGTGTTCCAAACTTCACTCCTGAAAATGGTGAATTTGTAATTGGTAAAGCCGTTATGCTAAACGAAGGAACTGATGTTACTATTATTGCAACAGGTCACTTAGTTTGGGAAGCATTAGTTGCTGCTGAAAAATTAGAAGAAAAAGGAATTTCTGCCGAAGTAATAAACATTCATACAATTAAACCTTTAGATGAAGAGGCAATTTTAAAATCAGTTGGTAAAACAGGTTGTGTCGTTACTGCTGAAGAGCACAACATACTAGGAGGTTTAGGTGAAAGCGTTTCAAGAACATTGATTACAAACAATCCAGTTCCTCAAGAATTTGTTGGCGTAAATGATAGTTTTGGTGAAAGTGGAACTCCAGCTCAATTAATGGAAAAATATGGTTTAAATGCTGATTCTATTATTAAAGCTGCTGAAAAAGCAATATCAAGAAAATAA
- a CDS encoding DMT family transporter produces the protein MQNDNLKSYFLLHLIVFIWGFTAVLGALISLDALPLVWWRMSIAVLLIFIYMKIKKIDFSLKNSTKGLMLFAGLIIALHWLTFFKAIKVSNVSITLACLSTGAFFTSVLEPIFFKRKVIWYEVLFGLIVIGGLYIIFKVEGDYWLGIVLGLSSAFLSALFSVINGKFAKEYNASTISFYELLGGVLFLSLFLAVTSKFDKAFFMLSLEDFGWLFILASVCTAYAFIASVAVMKHLSPYTVMLTINLEPVYGIILALFIFEEKEKMNPQFYIGATIILLTVILNGVIKNVEKKKRLKINS, from the coding sequence ATGCAAAACGATAATTTAAAAAGTTATTTTCTTCTTCATTTAATTGTATTTATTTGGGGATTTACTGCGGTTTTAGGAGCATTAATTTCTCTTGATGCTTTGCCTTTAGTATGGTGGAGAATGTCTATTGCCGTTCTTTTAATTTTCATATATATGAAGATTAAAAAGATAGATTTTTCACTTAAAAATTCGACTAAAGGATTAATGCTTTTCGCTGGTTTAATTATCGCTTTACATTGGCTTACTTTTTTTAAAGCAATTAAAGTATCAAATGTTTCAATAACATTAGCTTGTTTGTCTACAGGTGCTTTTTTTACCTCAGTATTAGAACCTATTTTTTTTAAAAGAAAAGTAATTTGGTACGAAGTACTCTTCGGGTTAATTGTAATTGGTGGATTGTATATTATTTTTAAAGTAGAAGGCGATTATTGGTTAGGAATTGTTTTAGGACTTTCATCAGCTTTTTTATCCGCGCTATTTTCAGTGATTAACGGTAAATTTGCTAAAGAATACAATGCATCAACAATTTCTTTCTATGAATTGTTAGGAGGAGTTTTATTTTTATCACTTTTTTTAGCTGTAACTTCTAAGTTTGATAAAGCTTTTTTTATGCTTTCTTTGGAAGATTTTGGATGGTTATTTATATTGGCTTCAGTTTGTACGGCATATGCTTTTATCGCTTCAGTTGCTGTTATGAAACATTTGAGTCCATATACTGTTATGTTAACCATAAATTTAGAACCTGTTTATGGAATAATCTTAGCATTATTCATTTTTGAAGAAAAAGAGAAAATGAATCCGCAATTTTACATTGGAGCAACAATAATATTACTTACTGTTATTTTGAATGGTGTTATTAAAAATGTTGAAAAAAAGAAAAGACTAAAAATTAATTCGTAG
- the tgt gene encoding tRNA guanosine(34) transglycosylase Tgt: protein MKFDLLKKDAKSQARAGVVTTDHGVIETPIFMPVGTVASVKGVHQRELKDDINPDIILGNTYHLYLRPQTDILEKVGGLHKFMNWDRNILTDSGGYQVYSLSSNRKIKEEGVKFKSHIDGSYHFFSPENVMEIQRTIGADIIMAFDECTPYPCDYRYAKRSMHMTHRWLDRCITHFNNTPAKYGYEQTLFPIVQGSTYKDLRQQSAEYIANVGAAGNAIGGLSVGEPAEEMYAMTEVVTAILPEDKPRYLMGVGTPVNILENIALGIDMFDCVMPTRNARNGMLFTANGIINIKNKKWEADFSPIDEMGHTFVDLEYSKAYLRHLFAANEYLGKQIATIHNLGFYLWLVREARRQILAGTFREWKDKMVIQLAQRL from the coding sequence ATGAAGTTTGATTTATTAAAGAAAGACGCGAAAAGTCAAGCAAGAGCTGGTGTTGTTACAACTGATCATGGTGTAATTGAAACACCTATTTTTATGCCTGTAGGAACAGTGGCTTCTGTAAAAGGAGTTCATCAAAGAGAACTTAAAGACGATATCAATCCAGATATTATCTTAGGTAATACCTACCATTTATACCTACGTCCACAAACTGATATTTTAGAAAAAGTAGGTGGATTACATAAATTTATGAATTGGGATCGTAATATCTTAACCGATTCTGGAGGATATCAAGTTTATTCATTATCTTCTAATAGAAAAATTAAAGAAGAAGGTGTTAAATTTAAATCACATATTGATGGTTCATATCACTTTTTTTCACCTGAAAATGTAATGGAAATCCAACGTACGATTGGTGCTGATATAATTATGGCATTTGACGAATGTACGCCTTATCCATGTGATTATCGTTATGCTAAACGCTCTATGCATATGACACATCGTTGGTTAGATAGATGTATTACACATTTTAATAACACACCAGCCAAATATGGTTATGAGCAAACTTTATTTCCGATAGTCCAAGGAAGTACATATAAAGATTTACGTCAACAATCGGCGGAATATATTGCAAACGTAGGAGCTGCAGGAAATGCAATTGGCGGACTTTCCGTTGGTGAACCTGCTGAAGAAATGTACGCAATGACGGAAGTAGTTACAGCTATTTTACCTGAAGATAAACCTAGATATTTAATGGGAGTGGGAACTCCAGTTAACATTTTAGAAAATATAGCATTAGGAATTGATATGTTCGATTGTGTAATGCCTACACGAAATGCTAGAAACGGAATGTTGTTTACTGCAAACGGAATTATCAATATCAAAAATAAAAAATGGGAAGCTGATTTTTCTCCAATTGATGAAATGGGACACACTTTCGTTGATTTAGAATATTCTAAGGCTTATCTTCGTCACTTATTTGCTGCAAACGAATATTTAGGTAAACAAATTGCAACTATTCATAATTTAGGATTTTATTTATGGTTGGTTCGTGAAGCAAGACGTCAAATTTTAGCGGGTACATTCCGTGAATGGAAAGATAAAATGGTAATACAATTAGCCCAAAGATTATAA
- a CDS encoding transketolase, which translates to MKPNTQQLQDLTIQVRRDILRMVHAVNSGHPGGSLGCTEFLVVLYQYMMERKQGFDMDGIGEDLFFLSNGHISPVFYSVLARSGYFSVSELATFRKINSRLQGHPTTHEGLPGIRMASGSLGQGMSVAIGAALTKKLNGDNHLVYSLHGDGELQEGQIWEAAMYASAKKVDNYIATVDYNGQQIDGSTEEVLSLGNLKAKFEAFGWDVLEVKEGNSIDAIIAGMTDAKLRTGKGKPVCVLLYTEMGNGVDFMMHTHAWHGKAPSDEQLANALSQNPETLGDY; encoded by the coding sequence ATGAAACCAAACACACAACAATTACAAGATTTAACCATTCAAGTAAGACGTGATATTTTACGAATGGTTCACGCCGTAAACTCAGGCCACCCTGGAGGATCACTAGGCTGTACCGAATTCTTAGTCGTATTATATCAGTATATGATGGAACGCAAACAAGGTTTTGACATGGACGGAATTGGTGAAGATTTATTCTTTTTATCGAACGGACATATCTCGCCAGTTTTTTATAGCGTTTTAGCAAGAAGTGGTTATTTCTCTGTTTCTGAACTAGCTACTTTTAGAAAAATAAACTCTCGTTTACAAGGTCACCCTACAACTCACGAAGGTTTACCAGGAATTAGAATGGCTTCAGGTTCACTAGGACAAGGAATGAGTGTGGCTATTGGTGCTGCTTTAACTAAAAAATTAAATGGTGATAATCATTTAGTTTACAGTTTACATGGAGATGGTGAGTTACAAGAAGGACAAATTTGGGAAGCTGCTATGTATGCTTCTGCAAAAAAAGTAGACAATTATATTGCAACTGTTGATTATAATGGACAACAAATTGATGGTTCTACTGAAGAAGTTCTTTCATTAGGAAATCTTAAGGCAAAATTTGAAGCTTTTGGTTGGGATGTTTTAGAAGTTAAAGAAGGAAATAGTATTGATGCAATTATTGCAGGCATGACGGATGCTAAATTAAGAACTGGAAAAGGAAAACCAGTTTGCGTTCTATTGTATACTGAAATGGGTAATGGTGTTGATTTTATGATGCACACACACGCTTGGCATGGTAAAGCTCCGAGTGATGAGCAATTAGCAAACGCATTATCTCAAAACCCAGAAACTTTAGGTGATTATTAA
- the rpmI gene encoding 50S ribosomal protein L35 translates to MPKMKTKSGAKKRFKVTGSGKIKRKHAYKSHILTKKSKKRKLALTHSTLVHQADERSVKEQLRLV, encoded by the coding sequence ATGCCTAAAATGAAAACAAAATCTGGAGCTAAGAAACGATTCAAAGTTACTGGTTCTGGAAAAATTAAAAGAAAGCACGCTTACAAAAGTCACATCTTAACTAAGAAGTCTAAAAAGCGTAAATTAGCTTTAACTCACTCTACTTTAGTTCACCAAGCTGACGAAAGAAGTGTGAAAGAACAATTAAGATTAGTTTAA
- a CDS encoding asparagine synthetase B, with protein MNTRFKNFIFIFILLISFISKATSILIPMDAEGQQNHLKAYGITYWALTKDYKVNWLLNYRGGSFLMPDSEEIRKECKIRGVTFEILSDGNTASILEDISSPSQNMEAVVLEKAPKIAVYTPKGLQPWDDAVTMVLTYAEIPYTEVYDEEVLSDQLLLYEWLHLHHEDFTGQYGKFFGAYRNAPWYIEQKLEAEKLANKLGYNKVSEEKLAVAKKIRDYVIGGGFMFAMCSATDSFDIALSAEGVDICEPMFDGDTSTPNYQDKIDFNNSFAFKNFALEKSPIVYEFSNIDTTNDRQNKTVPFEQDYFTLMDFSAKWDPIPTMLCQNHTQLVKGFMGQTTAFNGNLIKSSVLRLGECKINGEARYIHGTIGKGMFTYYGGHDPEDYQHRVGDAPTVLDLHPNSPGYRLILNNVLFPAAKKKKQKT; from the coding sequence ATGAACACAAGATTTAAAAATTTCATTTTCATATTTATTTTACTTATTTCATTCATAAGTAAAGCTACTTCGATTTTAATACCAATGGATGCCGAAGGTCAGCAAAATCATTTAAAAGCATATGGAATTACCTATTGGGCACTTACCAAGGATTATAAAGTGAATTGGCTTCTTAATTATCGTGGAGGGTCTTTCTTGATGCCCGATTCTGAAGAAATTAGAAAAGAATGTAAAATTCGTGGAGTAACATTTGAAATACTTTCCGATGGGAATACCGCTTCAATTTTAGAAGATATTAGTAGTCCATCTCAAAATATGGAAGCTGTAGTTCTTGAAAAAGCTCCTAAAATTGCCGTTTACACTCCAAAAGGTTTGCAACCATGGGATGATGCCGTTACTATGGTGCTAACGTATGCTGAAATACCTTACACAGAAGTGTATGATGAAGAAGTTTTAAGTGATCAATTGCTTTTATATGAATGGTTGCATTTGCATCATGAAGATTTTACAGGTCAGTACGGTAAATTTTTTGGAGCTTATAGAAATGCACCTTGGTATATTGAACAGAAATTAGAAGCTGAAAAATTAGCTAATAAATTAGGTTATAATAAAGTGTCTGAAGAAAAATTAGCTGTAGCCAAAAAAATTCGTGATTATGTAATTGGAGGAGGATTTATGTTTGCTATGTGTTCGGCAACAGATAGTTTCGATATTGCCTTGTCAGCAGAAGGCGTAGATATATGCGAGCCAATGTTTGATGGTGATACAAGTACTCCAAATTATCAAGATAAAATTGACTTTAATAATTCGTTTGCTTTTAAAAACTTTGCTTTAGAGAAAAGCCCAATTGTTTATGAATTTTCAAATATTGATACTACAAATGATAGACAAAATAAGACTGTTCCATTTGAACAAGATTATTTCACTTTAATGGATTTTTCTGCAAAATGGGATCCTATACCAACCATGTTGTGTCAAAATCATACACAATTAGTCAAAGGTTTTATGGGACAGACTACTGCTTTTAATGGAAATTTAATAAAAAGTAGTGTATTGCGATTAGGCGAATGTAAGATTAATGGTGAAGCTCGTTATATTCATGGTACAATTGGAAAAGGAATGTTTACCTATTATGGAGGGCATGATCCAGAAGATTATCAACATAGAGTGGGTGATGCACCTACAGTTTTAGATTTACACCCAAATTCTCCTGGTTATCGTCTAATTTTAAATAATGTACTTTTTCCAGCTGCTAAGAAAAAGAAACAGAAGACCTAA
- the dnaB gene encoding replicative DNA helicase: protein MENIKNINPIKVDKTTIINLEKGKLPPQALELEEAVLGAMMIDKKGVDEVIDILQPDAFYKEAHKHIYEAIVELFNDTQPIDLLTVSAQLKKNAKLELAGGDFYLIQLTQKISSSAHIEFHSRIILQKYIQRSLIKISSEIIEDAYDETTDVFDLLDSAESKLYEVTQGNIKRSSETAQSLVIQAKKRIEEISNKEGLSGIPTGFHDLDKLTSGWQPSDLIIVAARPGMGKTAFTLSMARNMAIDYQAPVAFFSLEMSSVQLITRLISSETGLSSEKLRTGKLEKHEWEQLSIKVKDLEKAPLYIDDTPSLSIFDLRAKARRLASQYGIKLIVIDYLQLMTAGGNSKGGGNREQEISTISRNLKALAKELNIPVIALSQLSRAVETRGSSKRPLLSDLRESGAIEQDADIVSFIYRPEYYKIDEWDDEERTPTQGQAEFIVAKHRNGGLENIRLKFVGSLGKFDNLDDFSSPFDELPSKMNLDDNNPFITPNLPNPSPNDAFGSTMNDSEDDSDVPF from the coding sequence ATGGAAAATATCAAGAATATAAACCCTATTAAAGTAGATAAAACTACTATAATTAATCTAGAGAAAGGTAAGCTTCCTCCACAAGCCTTAGAGCTTGAAGAAGCTGTACTTGGCGCAATGATGATTGATAAAAAAGGGGTCGATGAAGTGATTGATATTTTACAACCAGATGCTTTTTATAAAGAAGCACACAAACACATTTATGAGGCAATTGTTGAGTTATTTAATGACACGCAACCTATTGACTTATTAACCGTTTCAGCGCAATTAAAGAAAAATGCCAAATTAGAGTTAGCTGGGGGCGATTTTTACTTAATTCAACTTACTCAAAAGATTTCATCATCAGCTCATATTGAGTTTCACTCGAGAATTATATTACAGAAATATATTCAAAGAAGTTTAATCAAAATTTCTTCAGAAATTATAGAAGATGCTTACGATGAGACAACAGATGTTTTCGATTTATTAGATTCTGCTGAATCGAAATTATATGAAGTTACGCAAGGAAATATTAAACGAAGTTCTGAAACCGCTCAAAGTTTAGTAATTCAAGCAAAAAAACGTATTGAAGAAATTTCAAATAAAGAAGGTTTAAGTGGAATTCCAACAGGTTTTCACGATTTAGATAAATTAACTTCGGGTTGGCAGCCATCTGATTTAATTATTGTGGCGGCTCGTCCAGGTATGGGTAAAACCGCTTTTACGTTGTCTATGGCACGTAACATGGCAATTGATTACCAAGCGCCAGTTGCTTTTTTCTCTTTAGAGATGTCATCTGTTCAGTTAATTACACGTTTAATTTCATCTGAAACTGGGCTTTCTTCTGAAAAATTACGTACAGGGAAATTAGAAAAACACGAATGGGAGCAATTATCAATTAAAGTGAAAGATTTAGAAAAAGCGCCACTTTATATTGATGATACGCCATCGTTATCTATTTTCGATTTACGTGCAAAAGCAAGACGTTTAGCTTCTCAATACGGAATTAAATTAATTGTTATTGATTATTTACAGTTAATGACAGCTGGTGGAAATTCTAAAGGAGGTGGAAATCGTGAGCAAGAGATTTCAACTATTTCGAGAAACTTAAAAGCACTAGCAAAAGAATTAAATATTCCAGTTATTGCACTTTCACAGTTATCACGTGCGGTTGAAACTCGTGGTTCAAGTAAACGACCTTTATTATCAGATTTACGTGAATCGGGTGCGATTGAGCAAGATGCAGATATTGTATCGTTTATTTACCGACCTGAATATTATAAAATTGATGAATGGGATGATGAAGAAAGAACGCCTACGCAAGGTCAAGCCGAATTCATTGTAGCAAAACACCGTAATGGTGGATTAGAAAATATCCGCTTAAAATTCGTAGGAAGTTTAGGTAAGTTTGACAATTTAGATGATTTTAGTTCGCCTTTTGACGAATTACCTTCTAAGATGAATTTAGATGATAATAATCCGTTTATAACACCTAATTTACCAAATCCTTCGCCAAATGATGCATTTGGAAGTACAATGAATGATTCTGAAGATGATTCTGATGTTCCATTTTAA
- a CDS encoding DUF4252 domain-containing protein, which produces MKNLILSIAFLFSASFTFAQSVFDKFEDKDDVTTVIVNKKMFEMMSKVKVDTQDKEVQQYMNLLKKLENLKVFTTENTKVASDMKSTVTSYLKSNPLEELMRINDDGKKVNIYIKSGASENIVKELLMFIDTPSSKDNQAVVLSLTGNFNLDEISALTEKMSLPGGAELKKASKGKK; this is translated from the coding sequence ATGAAAAATTTAATTTTAAGCATAGCATTTTTATTTTCTGCGTCTTTTACTTTCGCACAATCAGTTTTTGATAAATTTGAAGATAAGGACGATGTTACTACTGTAATCGTAAACAAGAAAATGTTTGAAATGATGAGTAAAGTAAAAGTTGACACTCAAGATAAAGAAGTACAACAATACATGAACTTATTAAAGAAACTTGAGAATTTAAAAGTCTTTACTACAGAAAATACAAAAGTAGCTTCTGATATGAAAAGTACTGTAACTAGTTATTTAAAATCTAATCCATTAGAAGAATTAATGAGAATTAATGACGATGGTAAAAAAGTAAATATTTACATTAAATCGGGAGCTTCAGAAAATATTGTAAAAGAACTTTTAATGTTCATTGATACTCCATCTTCAAAAGACAATCAAGCTGTTGTGTTATCACTCACAGGCAACTTCAACTTAGATGAAATTTCAGCTTTAACTGAAAAAATGAGCTTACCAGGTGGAGCTGAGTTAAAAAAAGCTTCTAAAGGAAAGAAATAA
- a CDS encoding acetyl-CoA carboxylase carboxyltransferase subunit alpha: protein MEYLDFEMPIKELEDQLDKCVVIGQESDVDVTNTCKQIEKKLEETKKSIYKNLTAWQRVQLSRHPNRPYTMDYIRALCGDTFLELFGDRGVKDDKAMVGGLGKIDGQSFMVIGQQKGYNTKTRQYRNFGMANPEGYRKALRLMKMAEKFGIPVVTFIDTPGAYPGLEAEERGQGEAIARNIFEMSRLQVPIICIIVGEGASGGALGIGVGDKVFMLENTWYSVISPESCSSILWRSWDFKEQAAEALKLTAQDMKKQKLIDDIIPEPLGGAHYDRDTTFKTVEKFISKSYAELKDLSTKDLVSQRMDKYANMGEFKE, encoded by the coding sequence ATGGAATATTTAGATTTTGAAATGCCTATTAAAGAGCTTGAAGATCAATTAGATAAATGTGTGGTTATTGGGCAAGAATCTGATGTAGATGTTACCAATACGTGTAAACAAATCGAAAAAAAATTAGAAGAAACTAAGAAAAGTATATATAAGAACCTTACAGCTTGGCAACGTGTTCAATTATCACGTCATCCAAATCGTCCTTATACTATGGATTATATCCGTGCTTTATGTGGTGATACTTTTTTAGAACTTTTTGGTGATAGAGGAGTAAAAGACGATAAAGCTATGGTAGGTGGTTTAGGTAAAATCGACGGGCAATCGTTTATGGTTATTGGTCAACAAAAAGGTTACAATACTAAAACACGTCAGTACCGTAACTTCGGTATGGCAAATCCTGAAGGATATCGAAAAGCTTTACGTTTAATGAAAATGGCTGAAAAATTTGGAATTCCAGTAGTAACGTTTATCGATACTCCAGGTGCTTATCCAGGTTTAGAAGCTGAAGAAAGAGGACAAGGTGAAGCTATTGCTCGTAATATTTTCGAAATGAGTCGTCTTCAAGTGCCAATTATTTGTATCATCGTTGGAGAAGGAGCTTCTGGTGGAGCTTTAGGAATTGGTGTAGGTGATAAAGTATTCATGTTAGAAAACACTTGGTACTCAGTAATTTCTCCAGAATCTTGTTCTTCTATTTTATGGAGAAGTTGGGATTTTAAAGAGCAAGCAGCAGAAGCTTTAAAATTGACTGCTCAAGACATGAAAAAACAAAAATTAATCGACGATATTATTCCAGAACCACTTGGTGGAGCGCATTACGATAGAGATACAACATTTAAAACAGTTGAAAAATTTATCTCTAAGTCATATGCTGAATTGAAAGACTTATCAACAAAAGATTTAGTTTCTCAAAGAATGGATAAATACGCTAATATGGGTGAATTCAAAGAATAA
- a CDS encoding RNA polymerase sigma factor has translation MKQQEFINIISPFKDKLFRLAKRMLVSTEEAEDATQEVLIRLWNRNDNLKSYNSVEALAVTMTKNYCLDQLKSKRASNLQIVHNNYSDNKASVEREVEGRDSWNWVEKIINELPEQQRLIIQMRDIEEYEYEEIAKALDMQETAVRVALSRARKTIREQLTAKHNYGIKTN, from the coding sequence ATGAAACAACAGGAGTTTATAAATATAATTTCTCCTTTTAAAGACAAACTTTTTCGTTTAGCAAAAAGAATGCTTGTAAGTACAGAAGAAGCTGAAGATGCTACACAAGAAGTTTTAATTCGATTGTGGAACAGAAATGATAATTTAAAATCATACAATAGTGTAGAAGCACTAGCAGTGACAATGACAAAAAATTATTGTTTAGACCAATTAAAATCGAAAAGGGCATCAAATTTGCAAATTGTTCATAATAATTATAGTGACAATAAAGCAAGTGTTGAACGCGAAGTTGAAGGAAGAGACAGTTGGAATTGGGTCGAAAAAATAATAAATGAATTACCCGAACAGCAACGTCTAATCATTCAAATGAGAGATATAGAAGAATACGAATACGAAGAAATTGCAAAAGCACTCGACATGCAAGAAACAGCAGTAAGAGTAGCTTTATCAAGAGCAAGAAAAACAATTAGAGAACAATTAACAGCAAAACATAATTATGGAATCAAGACAAATTGA
- the rplT gene encoding 50S ribosomal protein L20, whose protein sequence is MPRSVNHVASRARRKKVLKQAKGYFGRRKNVWTVAKNAVEKAMTYAYRDRKQKKRNFRSLWIMRINAGARLHGMSYSQFMGKVKANNIELNRKVLADLAMNHPEAFAAIVNKVK, encoded by the coding sequence ATGCCTAGATCAGTAAATCATGTTGCTTCAAGAGCAAGAAGAAAAAAAGTTCTAAAACAAGCCAAAGGATACTTTGGAAGACGTAAAAACGTTTGGACAGTAGCTAAAAACGCGGTAGAAAAAGCAATGACTTATGCTTACCGTGATAGAAAGCAAAAGAAAAGAAATTTCCGTTCATTATGGATTATGCGTATTAACGCTGGTGCAAGATTACACGGAATGAGTTATTCTCAATTCATGGGGAAAGTAAAAGCTAACAACATCGAATTAAACCGTAAGGTTTTAGCAGATTTAGCTATGAACCACCCTGAAGCTTTCGCAGCTATTGTAAATAAAGTTAAATAA
- a CDS encoding LptF/LptG family permease: MLKIIDKYILKRYLATFSVMLILFIPIGIVIDVSEKVNRMIERKVPLSEIVIYYIDFTVYFANLLFPIFLFLSVIWFTSKLANNTEIIAILSSGISFYRFLRPYFIGATVVSIFALLMGFYLVPSASKGFNDFRYKNLKGRSNSQTMETTDIFRQISENEIIYVNSYNYLSKTGFQFVHEKFEDNVLVEKTEANRIKFNEVTKSYTLYNYQKRKVGKLNDVLESSDKKILKYNFEPDDLTPVFYVAETMTIGELISFIDKERKKGNSNINTYLVVLYKKFSLPISAFILTIIAVAVSSMKRRGGMGINLAIGICIAFVFIFFDKVFGTLAEKSSISPLFAVWLPNIVFGILAFYLLRNAKR, from the coding sequence ATGCTTAAAATAATTGATAAATATATTTTAAAAAGATATTTAGCTACATTTTCAGTAATGCTAATATTATTTATTCCTATTGGAATAGTAATTGACGTATCTGAAAAAGTAAACCGAATGATTGAACGAAAAGTTCCTCTTTCTGAAATTGTAATTTATTATATCGATTTTACAGTTTATTTTGCTAATCTTTTATTTCCAATATTTCTATTTTTATCGGTTATTTGGTTTACTTCAAAACTTGCAAATAATACAGAAATTATTGCAATTTTAAGTTCTGGAATTTCTTTTTATCGATTTTTAAGGCCTTACTTTATTGGGGCTACAGTTGTATCGATTTTTGCACTATTAATGGGCTTTTATTTAGTACCAAGCGCTAGTAAAGGGTTTAATGATTTTAGATACAAAAACCTAAAAGGACGAAGTAATAGTCAAACAATGGAAACTACTGATATATTTCGTCAAATAAGTGAAAATGAAATTATCTATGTAAATAGTTATAATTATTTATCTAAAACGGGTTTTCAATTTGTTCATGAAAAGTTTGAAGATAATGTTTTGGTTGAAAAAACAGAAGCAAACAGAATTAAATTTAATGAAGTAACAAAGTCATATACCCTTTATAACTATCAAAAGCGAAAAGTTGGTAAATTAAACGATGTTTTAGAAAGTTCAGATAAAAAAATACTAAAATATAACTTTGAACCCGATGATTTAACACCTGTTTTTTATGTCGCAGAAACTATGACTATTGGTGAATTAATTAGCTTTATTGATAAAGAGCGAAAAAAAGGGAATTCAAATATAAACACCTATTTAGTTGTTTTGTACAAAAAGTTTAGTTTACCTATTTCAGCATTTATTCTTACGATTATTGCGGTTGCAGTATCTTCAATGAAAAGAAGAGGAGGAATGGGAATTAATTTAGCAATTGGAATTTGCATAGCTTTTGTTTTTATTTTCTTTGATAAAGTTTTTGGAACATTGGCAGAGAAGTCTAGTATTTCTCCATTGTTTGCCGTTTGGTTACCTAATATTGTTTTCGGAATTTTAGCCTTTTATTTGTTGCGAAATGCAAAACGATAA